The following proteins are encoded in a genomic region of Ailuropoda melanoleuca isolate Jingjing chromosome 10, ASM200744v2, whole genome shotgun sequence:
- the MRM2 gene encoding rRNA methyltransferase 2, mitochondrial, whose amino-acid sequence MAWSLKLVGTSLQCRRFHTAGSHSKGRTGAEHLWLTRHLKDPFVKAAKMESYRCRSAFKLLEVDERHGILRPGLRVLDCGAAPGAWSQVAVQRVNAAGTDPHAPVGFVLGVDLLHISPLEGATFLCPADVTDPRTLQRIQELLPGGRADVILSDMAPNATGIRSLDHDRLIGLCSSLLDTAPHVLHPGGTFLCKMWAGSQSLAYQKRLTGQFQNTRTVKPRASRKESSEVYLLATQYQRGKEFAED is encoded by the exons ATGGCTTG GTCCTTGAAGCTGGTAGGCACGTCCCTTCAGTGTCGAAGGTTTCACACCGCTGGAAGTCACTCCAAGGGTCGGACCGGTGCTGAGCACCTGTGGCTGACGCGCCATTTGAAGGATCCATTTGTGAAAGCCGCGAAGATGGAGAGTTACCGGTGCCGAAGTGCCTTCAAGCTCCTGGAGGTGGACGAGAGGCATGGCATCCTGCGGCCCGGTCTCCGGGTGTTAGACTGTGGGGCGGCCCCCGGGGCATGGAGCCAGGTGGCTGTGCAGAGGGTCAACGCTGCAGGCACAG ATCCCCATGCTCCCGTTGGCTTCGTGCTTGGGGTAGATCTTCTTCACATATCCCCCCTGGAAGGAGCAACTTTTCTGTGCCCCGCTGATGTGACCGACCCGAGAACCCTCCAGAGAATCCAAGAACTGCTTCCTGGTGGGAGAGCAGATGTGATTCTGAGTGACATGGCACCCAATGCCACAGGGATCCGGAGCCTGGATCACGACAGGCTCATTGGCCTGTGCTCGTCCCTTCTGGACACGGCTCCACATGTCCTGCACCCTGGTGGAACATTCCTCTGCAAAATGTGGGCCGGAAGTCAAAGCCTGGCGTATCAGAAGCGACTGACAGGGCAGTTCCAGAACACCAGGACGGTGAAACCCAGAGCCAGCAGGAAGGAATCGTCAGAGGTGTACCTCTTGGCCACACAGTACCAAAGAGGGAAGGAGTTTGCAGAGGACTGA
- the NUDT1 gene encoding 7,8-dihydro-8-oxoguanine triphosphatase, with translation MGAARLYTLVLVLQSQRVLLGMKKRGFGAGRWNGFGGKVQDGETIEDGAKRELQEESGLTVEALHKVGHIVFEFVGEPELMDVHIFCTDSVQGTPVESDEMRPQWFQLDQIPFADMWPDDSYWFPLLLQKKKFHGYFKFQGPNTILDYTLREVDKV, from the exons ATGGGCGCCGCCAGGCTCTACACACTGGTACTTGTGCTGCAGTCTCAGCGCGTGCTTCTGGGCATGAAGAAGCGAGGCTTCGGGGCCGGCCGCTGGAATGGCTTTGGGGGCAAAGTTCAAGACGGAGAGACCATCGAGGACGGGGCCAAGAG GGAGCTGCAGGAGGAGAGCGGTCTGACCGTGGAAGCACTTCACAAGGTGGGCCACATCGTGTTTGAGTTTGTGGGCGAGCCTGAGCTGATGGACGTGCACATCTTCTGCACAGACAGTGTCCAGGGGACGCCCGTGGAGAGCGATG AAATGCGTCCTCAGTGGTTCCAGCTGGACCAGATCCCCTTTGCGGACATGTGGCCCGACGACAGCTACTGGTTTCCCCTCTTGCTTCAGAAGAAGAAATTCCATGGGTACTTCAAGTTCCAGGGTCCTAACACCATCCTGGACTACACGCTGCGTGAGGTGGACAAGGTCTAG